In Candidatus Woesearchaeota archaeon, the genomic stretch ACACTATCGCTGACTCGAATTCAAACGGGCTTTTTCTCATATCTGACAATGTTGCGCTTGACTGTAATGGCTCTGTTTTCAGTTCATCATCGAATCCTGCAAATGGTTTGGGGATTAGCTTATGGAACAAGAGAAACATAACGATCAGGAACTGCATCTTCAGGGATTATAGCCAGGGGATTGCTCTGCAATATAGCAGCAACATAAGTGTCATCAACTCGACAATACAGAAAAACCAGTCCACCAATCTGCAGTATGGCATATACATATATCACACAAATGATAGTGTCATCAATGGCACAAGAGCAAGTGGGATCACCTCTAATGGGTTCAGGCTTGACAATTCTGACAGGAATGTGATCGATATGTTCGAGGCAGTGAATGTGACAAACCATGGCCTTGTGATTGTCAACAGTGACAATAATTCTGTAACTGATTCAGTTTTTACAGGGAACCTTAACGGCATTTATCTGGCAGCAGGAGAACACAATACAATCTCTGGGAATCTTATGCAGGAAAATCATCTTTATGACTTCAACATTGACTACGGGATTTCTGCATGCAGGAACAATATCACAGGTAATGTGGGCTCTGGCGGAAGGGATATCCTGTTCTTCAACGGATCTGTCAGTCTGCAGAACATGATAGCATCAGAGATAATTCTTTGCAAGGCAGATTTCTCAGATCTTACTAATGTGACCATCTTGGGTTCTGATACCATGAAAAACAATGGCATGTTTATCATCAACACCAGCTGGAGCAGCTTTGAAGATATCAACTCATCTGATAATTATCATGGTCTGATGATCTACGGCGGGACAGGGAATGATTTTTCAGGCATAACCGGATCGGACAATGCTGATGACGGGCTTTCTGTGTCCCATAGTGACAATAACAGCATATCAGGTTCAGATTTCTCCCGGAACATTGTATATGGTGTCGACTTATATGAGAGCGATTTCAATTACATAAATGCTGACTGCACTGACAATAATTATGGCATCGTTATCCGACACTCGCATAATAATACGATTGACAGGTCTGTTGCCAGGGATAATGCATATAGGGGCATTGAGCTGGAGTGGAGCAACGACAACAGGATATTGGACAGTCAGATTTTCAGTAATCCTATGGGGATATACCTTACAGATGTCTCAGGCACAGTCATCAATGATACCATCTCCTGTATGAACAGCGATTATGATATCTATGAGCGTTACACGATATGGACATTCAACAACTCAGGCAATAATAATCATTGTTCCAATGTCTATCTATGGGCAGATGAGGGGATGCCGCTTGGCTGCACTGATATCTGCGGGATAGACTCGCTCGGGATGGAATGCGAGATTGACGGTTCCTGGCAGGACTGCTCCGATGCTGTCTGGGATGCAGGTATATCAAGGATGAGGATCCAGTGTCTGTCGAATCTCGGGAGCATAACAAAAGCGGAATTCAATCTGACAAATGCAGAGGATGCTGACACAATATTCTTTGGACCGAACTTCACCTCGTATTTCGGCGGTTATTATGAATATGACAACGCAGATTATATCGTGAGGGAATCAGGCGACTGGTTCGCCTCTGCCGCCTGCTATGATGATTATGGTTATAATGCCAGTTTCAACCAGACATGGTATGTGCCATTTGGAGAACTGGTTCCATATCTTGTCAACCCTGTATCCAACAGCGAGATTGCACAATATGCTTATGAGGATATCAGGATAGGTGTGCGTTGCGAAGGAGGAGAATGCGGTGATATAAGGGCCACTCTGGATCCAAGGAATGACTCTGCCAATATCCGTGGTCAGAGCGCGGGATCATCTCAGGATAAGGGAAATGGGCCTGTCACAGCAGCGTTCCATGTGAATTCCTATGCACCCTCTCTGAAGTGGACATCAGCGGACATGGGCCATGTATCTGATTCAGCATTGGTCGTTGAAGAGATAAACGGCCGATTCTTTGTATTCGGCACTATCTATGATGACCCTTATGATACAATATTTGCTCTGGATGCTGCAGATGGCAGATCAGTATGGAATTACTCCACACAGGAACAGGGATGCATTGCGACAACTCCTGTAGCAGGTGACATAGATAATGACGGCGATATTGAGGTTATAGCATACGACTGGTGCGGGTATATCTATATACTGAATGCAGAGGATGGTACAGAAGAGCTCTTGGCTTATGATGAAGATTTCTGGGGTGGTTATTCGGCTCCATCCCTTTATGATATTGATGGGGATTCATATCTTGAGATCTTCCTTCCTAATGATGGCGGCGGACCAAGTGGATATGGCACAGAGATAAAGGTGATGAATTACACAGGAGAATATGAGATGGTTATGGACAGCAACATGAGCTCTCTTGTATATTATCTTGAGACCATGGCCTCATTTGGTGACATTGACCTTGATGATGAACCTGAGATAGTGGTTGCATCAGGGAGGTATGTTTTTGCGTATGATTCAGATGGTTCAAAGCTCTGGCAGTTTGATTCGCAAGGCATCTCAGAATTCTGGTACACAAGTGCTATTATTGGTGATTTTGATCTTGATGGCAGTGAAGAGGTCGCTGTATCAGGAAACAGTTATTTTTACATCCTTAATGGCTCCAATGGGGCATTGCTTGACAAGAAAGGTGTCTATTCCGGATACAACCAGATAGCTGTCGGGAACCTCAATGGGAATGAATACCCTGATATTGTGGTCGGTGATGATTCTGCTGTGACGGTTTATGCATTTGAATATAAGCCAGGGGAGTTTGTGACAGGAGGCTGTTCAGGTTTTGCCACACCTTGTTCATTGATTTATTCCTGCGGGCCTGTATGTAAATCTTCATATTGTGAATCCCAGGAGGGGTGCGAGTGTACGGCATGCATCATCATTAAGTCAGATAATGCTACTGAAAACTGCAACAGTTCGGGTGAAGGAGATGATGTCAATACTACAGCACCCATACCAATCCGTAATCAGGAATGTAGTGGGAATGCCATACAATGCGATTCCTTCTTGGACCCTGTTTTATGTGAACAGCAGTTAGGCTGCAACTGGAGATTCATCAACTATGAGAACAGGACAGGCATTGTCAAGCTCTGGGAATATGATGCAGGAGGGACATGGATGGAGACCGGATTCTCCATCGGCGATGCCGATGGGGATGGTGATCAGGATATATTTTTTGTCACGAGCGACAATTATCTCACCATCTTGAATGGCTCTGGCCAGGAGCTCTCACTTGCTCTTCTTCCTGATGAAGGGGGATCTGGCTCGGGGGACAACTATATGCAGGTCCCTGCCCTCGCAGATATGGATTATGATGGCGATCTGGAAGTCGTGGCATACCACAGGTATGGTGCTGTGAGCTCATTTGACCTCAATGGCTCAGCATCTGATTGGCCTGCATTGAATGGCAATAATTATCACACAGGCGAATATTTAGGATTCAGGATTGATAGTCTTGCATTCAGCCCAGACAAATTCTCCTTGACATATGATGTATTCTGCTTGGCAGAATTCAGCAGCAATGCATCTGTTGTCAATTTTACTGTAACCTCACCGGAGGGTATTATTATTATTGACAGCCAGCCGGGATCAGCTCTGACCGAGAATGAGTACCGGTCGCCGGTCTTCCGCATCGACTCATGGGGTGACTACACTTGCCAGGTAGAAGCGGCAGATGCCCAGGGTATATCAATATCAAGACAGATAGAGAAGAAGACAGGTGTCATCCAGGGTGCGATACCTATGGATTCAGGCGTGCCTTTCTATACGATAAGCACAAATCCATCAGTGAATTGCTATGATCTGAAGGATGGCGAATCATGTGAATTCGCATGGAGGACATATGCGACCGGCAATATAGGGTCTGTCTGGGAGTTCTTCGGCATCTTTGAATCAGTCAATTATCCTGGATTCGGACCGCTAAGCTTCAGCCCTGCATCATTCGCTGTCCTTGATGTCAATTCATCCAACAGCTCCAGTTTCAATATCACAATCACAGAGAGCAAACCATCTGGAAATGGAAATCAGACTGATGGAGGGTCTCCGGTTATATTGAAAGCAGGATACATACCAGTATGCGGCGACGGCAACTGCGTCACAGGTGAGGACTGCAGGAGATGTCCGGCTGATTGCGGGGCTTGCCCAAGAGACGAAGATGATGTTACAAAATCAGGTTACATTGAGGAATGTGGTAATAATCTGTGCGGGAATGGAGAGGATTGCAGGAATTGTCCTAAGGACTGCGGCGCTTGCGAACTGCCGGATATGAAGATTGTTGGGCCGAACAGGGCAGAGCTCGGGGAGCTTATCAGCATCCTGATAACTGATATGGAGGATAATCCTCTGGCTTTTGCCGAGATTCAGGTATTATACGATTCAGGAAGATCTGAAAAATACACCACTGATGAATCAGGTAAGCTTCAGTTCACTGCATCAGAAGAGGGCAATATCCTGCTCAATGCAAAGATGGAAGGCTACAGGGTGGCCAAGAAAAATATGGATATAACCAGCTTGGTCAAAGCAGAGAAACCAGGGATAATGGCTTTTTTTGCTTCCATGAACTGGTGGTGGCTGATAATACTCATAGTCAGTGGGACAATGATAGGATATTATATGTATAGTTACAGGAAGAAGACCCAGGATTTCATTGATGACATGGACAAGAAACTGGAGAAGCTGATGAAATGACAAAAATGAATCTTAAAATGAATCTTGATTTGAGGGGAGTGATTTGATACTTATCAGGCCATTGTTTGTCTTATTGTTCGGGATTCTCATAGCATTGGCCATGTTCTCGCCTCTGTTCAGCAGTCCGACTGGCATGGGTTTTGGGATTATGCCTGTAACTGAGGATTCAACAGATGATATTGCAGTTTCAGATGATTTATTCTTGAACAGCACAGGAGAAAACAACACAGAACCTGATAGGCCAGATGGATCCGATGTGGATATGGCAGCAAAGCTGTCAGATGATGATCTGACAGATGAAGAACTTGGAGGACAAGAGACTGGAGTTGAGCAGGAAGAAGTATCATCCCTCACTTTTGTTCATCAAGGGTTCGGTGTCATGGATCTTCCCACACATTCTGCACCTTTGCTAAAATCCCAGTACAGCACAAACCATACTGACGAATACCTGATATGCTACAATCAGTCGACAGATGATTCTGACGGGAACAATGTAACAAATATCTATAATTTTATGCTTCATGACAAAAGCCTCTTCTCATTGATCATGCCTTTTGACACTAATTCCACTACTAACACAAGAGATTATTCCCCTTATGGGAATGATGGAACATTAGGCTCAGGCAGCAATGCTCCTGAATGGATTGAAGCTGGTTTTGTTGGCGGAGCTTACAGGTTTGATGGCAATGATTATATCAATCTTACAGGCTCTATTCCGGCTCTTGAAGGTGAGAGCTTCACTATCGAGGTTTGGGTGAATGGGAGTGATTGGAATTGCCCGACGAGCTGGTGTCCGATTGTCACCCAGATAGGCCCGGGTTATGAAGGGTACTCATTATACATTTATTTTGATGGATCACATGGATATCCATCATTCTTTGCATATGACGGGGTGGACTCTGCATCAATCAGTTCCTCTATATCTATCGCGACAGGTGGCTGGCACCATCTGGCTGCTTTGGGAGACGGATCCAATATCACTCTTTTTGTGGATGGACAGCTGGAAGCATCCGATGTCTATCCGGGTTCAGGCTGGTCAGCCACGCCATCAATAGGTTATGATCCGGTGTCTCCAGAGTATTTTAGGGGATCGATCGATGAGGTCAGGGTATGGGACCGCCCCCTGAGCAGTGAGCAGATTTCTGAGAATTACAATAGCGGCTCTGGCAGGTTTGACAGGATAGTTGCAGAAGAGACTGAAGTGGGAGATATCTGGACATGCAATGTCACGCCGAATGATGATACTGGTGACGGCACGACTCTCACGAGCAATTCAGTGACCATAACACAGATCCCTTGCTTGAATATAAGCGGGGATGATATCATAATAGCAAGAAGCAGTACCCTCTGCAGCGCTGAATATCATATCGATGATTCGGACAGCAATGGGGCCGTGCATGTTGGCGCAGACAATATTGAGATTGACTGCAATGGTTCGAGACTGATTGGGAGCGATTCAGGATTGGGTTTCAACATATCTGATTTCGAGAATGTGACAATTAGGGATTGCATCATTGCAAACTATTCATGGGATATCTTCTCAGAGAATTCGAGCAATCTTGTTATTATGCATTCAAGGCTTAATGGATCGGTCTTTGTCAACTGGACTGAGGGCTCGACATTGGATCTTATCAACACATCGTCAAAGACAAATAGTGTGAACGGAAACGCTGTGCTCAATAAGACCTGGTACTACCAGACATATGTGTCCCATTATGGAACTCCCCTACCAGGAGCCTCGGCAAATATCAGTGATATAGATAGTGTCATGATAGCCTCTGACATCACAGACATCACTGGTTACACCGCTGCAAGGACTCTGAGTGAATATGTGCAGGATTCTGTCTCCATAAAATATTACAGCAATTATTCGGTGAATATCAGTTTTGGAGAGAATCTTGTCCTGGGTGATGAATTCAACATGACACATAATCACGTGCATTCTGTCGATATCCCGTGTATTTATCCTTTTGATGGGCTGATAATCAATTCAGATACATTGCTTTGTTCCGGATCATATGACCTCGCTGATACAGGGAACAATGGTTTGGTAATAATGAACAGGAGTAATATCATATTGGACTGCAATGGCTCCTCTTTCAGGGGTACAGATTCAGGTTATGCGATATATTCTTACAGGAAAAACAGCACTGTCATCAGGAACTGCATCCTGAGGGATTATGATTATGGGGTCTATATCAATGGAGGATCCGGGATAAAAATTGAGAACATGACTTCTTATGATAATTACTATTATGGTTATTACCTGAATAATTTGCAGAACATCTCAGTGAGTGATTCGATCGCTTCAGGCAACAGGGTCTGGGGATTCAGGTTTAATAATATCGATGATGGTGTTTTCACTAATCTCAATGCGACTGGAAGCAATGTCTTTGGATTTAGTTTTGAACAGTGTGATAATAATCTTATAAGTCACTGCAAAGCATATGATAATGACAATAGCGGTTTCCATATTTGGTATAGCAATAATAACAATATCACGAATTGCAGGTCATTTGGCAATATTGATGGCCAACAATTTGATCTCTCCTATTCTTCAAACAATACATTATCATATTCCACTGCAGTTGGTAATGGGGGGTTGTTCTCTTCAGGTGTATATATAAACACCCCGAATTTCGGTCCGCATGGAGGCAATACTGTTTACAGATGCAATATCAGTAATGCAGCCAGGGGCATTGTTCTTGCCAATAATATCATCGACAATAAGATCATCAGCTGTAATGTTTTTGGTAATAGTCGTCATGGGATTGAGATAAGCAGGACAAACCATACGCAGATAATAAATGCATCTTCTTATGGGAATGGGATGAATGGCCTTTATTCTTCAGGATATAATCTGACCGTGATAGATTCTGGATTCAGGGACAACAGTGATAATGGGATGTATTTCGCAAATGCTGATCAGGGCCATATCTCCAATTCGGATGCATGCAGCAATCTTGACGATGGTATCCGGGTATACAGGTCAAAAAATATGACATTCACAGATGTCACAACCGATAATAACAATAATGGATTTTATGTCATGGATTTATCTGCTGATATCAATATAACGAATTCCTCAATCAGCAATAATACACTGTATGGGATCTGGTTCCGGAATAGTTCAGACAATAATATCTATTCCAATCATTTCATAAACAACACAATACAGGCATCATCAGACAACATCACAAACCGATTTTATGAGAACTCCACAGGAACCCCGAGAGGCAACTATTGGGATGACATATTCGAGAATGATATTCTCATATCAGATATGGACCATGATGGCTTCGGTGATTCAGGCGATGAGTATCCTTATAATGGGACAAACAGGGGTGAGGTTTCAGGATTGGTCAATGATTATGGTCCGATGATTGGGGTGAGCAGCTACTGCGGGGACAATGTATGTGATCCTGATGAATCCTGCAGCTCCTGCCCTGAAGACTGCGGGAAATGCCCTACAGGAGGCTCTCCGATCGTCCTCAAAGGTCCGGGCACTTATTTTCCATGGTGCGGCGATAATATCTGTAATGATGGTGAGACATGTGCCATCTGCCCGCAGGACTGCGGCAATTGCAATGATGGTGATGGGGGAGGAGGTTATATAGAGATATGCGGGAATAACCTATGCGGCAACAGCGAGCACTGCGGTAATTGCCCGGCGGATTGCGGAGAATGCATCCTTCCCAAGATCAGGATAATATCTCCGGAAAAGGCCTTTGTTAAGGATGTCTTTGAGATAAGAGTGGTGGACATGTCAGACATGCCGGTGCCTTATGCTGAGGTGACTGCTGTGTATGAATCAGGTGCAAGCGAAAGATTCACAGTGAACAATAATGGCATCTATTATTTTGAGGCAAAGGAATCAGGCCTGGTCCTTTTCAATGCATTCAAGACAGGATATCAGGCTGCAAAGATGGACATAGGCATAGAGGATATCCAGAAACCTGTGATTATCCCTCCTACATTCTACGAGAAGGTATCAGCCATAAATTGGTGGTTCCTTATCCTTGTAGTGTTTCTGATTGTCGGGAATATCAGCTATTACATATACAGCTACAGGCAGAGAGCCACAGATGAGATAGAAAGGATTGAGAAAAAACTTGAGGAGCTGAGCAGGGAATGACATCGATAAAAAGGAAGCTTTACAGGAGAGGATCCAGCTTTGAGACAACCATACCCATGCCTCTTCTGTTCGCCCTGGACAGGGATAAGAAACATAATGTCATATTCAATTATGAGAAAGAGACCAATCGATGGTACCTCGAGTTTGAGACCTCAGATAAGAGGCCTAAGAAGGATAAGGAGAAAAAATGAAGGAATTCCAGGAATTGTTGGATGTTGTAGAGAAGCTTCATGGCCCTGATGGCTGTGAATGGGACAAGAGACAGACATTAGAGTCATTCTATCCTTTCATCCTTGAGGAGGCAGAAGAGGTCGTGGAAGCCATCGGTAAGGAGGATCCTGAAGCGATGAAAGAGGAGCTCGGTGATCTTCTCTGGAACATACTTTTCGCCTGCAAGCTTGCCCAGAAGCAGGATCTCTTCAGTATTGAGGATGTTCTGATAGCTTCGAGAGACAAGATGATCAGGCGCCACCCTCATGTATTCAGCGATGAGAAGACAAAGGATATTGATAAGATAAAGGAGAGGTGGCAGGAGATTAAGAAGGAGGAAAAATGGAAGAGAAAAAATTGAGGATTACATTTCATGGGGCTGCACAGGAAGTAGGAAGGTCTTGCATTGAGGTTGCATCAGACAACTATCGCATCATCTTTGATGCAGGCATCAAGTTCGGCGAGGAAGGCACAGAATATCCTGTGAAGATGAAGGATGTAGACAAGATTGATGCAGTGTTCGTGAGCCATGCTCATCTCGACCACACTGGATATCTTCCGCATCTTATGAAGGCAGGACTTGACTGCCCAGTATATATGACGCATGGCACAAGGGTTCTCACAAAGATATTGCTTAAGGATTCATATGGCATTGATCTGCTGAAGAACCAGCTTCAGTATCACAAGGCTGATATGAAGCGGGTATTTTCCAGGACAAAGATTCTCGATTATGGAAGGGAAGAGCTGCAGGAAAGCATGAGGTTCAGGATGGATAGTGCGGGCCATATCCCTGGCAGTGCTATCACGACAGTTGATATGGATGGCAGGAAGATAATGTACACAGGTGACATCAGGCTGAGCGATACTCTTCTGCTGGAGAAGGCGAATGTGCAGGGCAGTCCTGATGTCCTCATCTGCGAGACGACTTATGGGAACAAGTTGCAGAATGACAGGCAGGGCGAGATCAGGGAATTCATCCAGGCGATCAGGAAGACTTTAAAGGATGGCGGTTCAGTGATAATCCCTGTCTTTGCAGTCGGCAGGGCTCAGGAAGTGATCATGATGATCTATGATAAGTTCAATGTGCCGGTCTACATGGACGGCATGGGGATTGAGGTGTGCGAGAAGATGCTGGCAATGCCTGAATTTGTCAGGGACAAGAGCCTTCTCAAGACCGCTTTCAGCAGAGTGAAGGTCATCAAGAGCTGGAAGGATAGGAAGGATGTCATGAAGGAGAAGGCAATATTCGTGACAACATCGGGGATGCTCACCGGTGGCCCTGTGATAGAATATCTCAAGCATCATTACTTTGACGAGCGCACAGCCATCTTCCTCACAGGCTACCAGGTTGAAGGCACTAATGGGAGGACATTGCTTGAAGAGGGAAAGGTCTCTCTTGATGGCATGACTGTTAAGGTGAAATGCAAAGTGAGGAAATTTGATTTTTCAGCCCATGCTGACTCAAAGGCATTG encodes the following:
- a CDS encoding MBL fold metallo-hydrolase, which produces MEEKKLRITFHGAAQEVGRSCIEVASDNYRIIFDAGIKFGEEGTEYPVKMKDVDKIDAVFVSHAHLDHTGYLPHLMKAGLDCPVYMTHGTRVLTKILLKDSYGIDLLKNQLQYHKADMKRVFSRTKILDYGREELQESMRFRMDSAGHIPGSAITTVDMDGRKIMYTGDIRLSDTLLLEKANVQGSPDVLICETTYGNKLQNDRQGEIREFIQAIRKTLKDGGSVIIPVFAVGRAQEVIMMIYDKFNVPVYMDGMGIEVCEKMLAMPEFVRDKSLLKTAFSRVKVIKSWKDRKDVMKEKAIFVTTSGMLTGGPVIEYLKHHYFDERTAIFLTGYQVEGTNGRTLLEEGKVSLDGMTVKVKCKVRKFDFSAHADSKALKDMILKLRPKHLCLVHGEPESGQAIKDFAEKRGMKVYLQKPGDTIRI
- a CDS encoding right-handed parallel beta-helix repeat-containing protein yields the protein MILIRPLFVLLFGILIALAMFSPLFSSPTGMGFGIMPVTEDSTDDIAVSDDLFLNSTGENNTEPDRPDGSDVDMAAKLSDDDLTDEELGGQETGVEQEEVSSLTFVHQGFGVMDLPTHSAPLLKSQYSTNHTDEYLICYNQSTDDSDGNNVTNIYNFMLHDKSLFSLIMPFDTNSTTNTRDYSPYGNDGTLGSGSNAPEWIEAGFVGGAYRFDGNDYINLTGSIPALEGESFTIEVWVNGSDWNCPTSWCPIVTQIGPGYEGYSLYIYFDGSHGYPSFFAYDGVDSASISSSISIATGGWHHLAALGDGSNITLFVDGQLEASDVYPGSGWSATPSIGYDPVSPEYFRGSIDEVRVWDRPLSSEQISENYNSGSGRFDRIVAEETEVGDIWTCNVTPNDDTGDGTTLTSNSVTITQIPCLNISGDDIIIARSSTLCSAEYHIDDSDSNGAVHVGADNIEIDCNGSRLIGSDSGLGFNISDFENVTIRDCIIANYSWDIFSENSSNLVIMHSRLNGSVFVNWTEGSTLDLINTSSKTNSVNGNAVLNKTWYYQTYVSHYGTPLPGASANISDIDSVMIASDITDITGYTAARTLSEYVQDSVSIKYYSNYSVNISFGENLVLGDEFNMTHNHVHSVDIPCIYPFDGLIINSDTLLCSGSYDLADTGNNGLVIMNRSNIILDCNGSSFRGTDSGYAIYSYRKNSTVIRNCILRDYDYGVYINGGSGIKIENMTSYDNYYYGYYLNNLQNISVSDSIASGNRVWGFRFNNIDDGVFTNLNATGSNVFGFSFEQCDNNLISHCKAYDNDNSGFHIWYSNNNNITNCRSFGNIDGQQFDLSYSSNNTLSYSTAVGNGGLFSSGVYINTPNFGPHGGNTVYRCNISNAARGIVLANNIIDNKIISCNVFGNSRHGIEISRTNHTQIINASSYGNGMNGLYSSGYNLTVIDSGFRDNSDNGMYFANADQGHISNSDACSNLDDGIRVYRSKNMTFTDVTTDNNNNGFYVMDLSADINITNSSISNNTLYGIWFRNSSDNNIYSNHFINNTIQASSDNITNRFYENSTGTPRGNYWDDIFENDILISDMDHDGFGDSGDEYPYNGTNRGEVSGLVNDYGPMIGVSSYCGDNVCDPDESCSSCPEDCGKCPTGGSPIVLKGPGTYFPWCGDNICNDGETCAICPQDCGNCNDGDGGGGYIEICGNNLCGNSEHCGNCPADCGECILPKIRIISPEKAFVKDVFEIRVVDMSDMPVPYAEVTAVYESGASERFTVNNNGIYYFEAKESGLVLFNAFKTGYQAAKMDIGIEDIQKPVIIPPTFYEKVSAINWWFLILVVFLIVGNISYYIYSYRQRATDEIERIEKKLEELSRE